In one Cyprinus carpio isolate SPL01 unplaced genomic scaffold, ASM1834038v1 S000006585, whole genome shotgun sequence genomic region, the following are encoded:
- the LOC122144076 gene encoding gastrula zinc finger protein XlCGF8.2DB-like — protein MAFIKEESEDFRIEEVFSLKQEETEEQTDLIEKSQELKNMEEKEKDHDLKIGEKKMESRNFTCHHCVKSFNRERNLKVHMRVHTGEKPYTCQQCGKSFAQKGSLAVHMRIHTGEKPYTCNQCGQSFTHKSNLNSHMRIHSGESLFTCQQCGKNFIQKHNLAVHMRIHTGERHFICKQCGKSFTQKGNLEVHMRSHTGEKPYICSQCGQSFIQKSNLKSHMRIHSRESLYTCQQCGKNFNQKQNLKVHMRIHTGERHYICKQCGKSFTQKGNLEVHMRSHTGEKPYTCSRCEKSFTHKSNLKSHMRTHSEESLFTCQQCGKNFIQKQNLEVHMRIHTGERHFICKQCGKSFTQKGNLEVHMWIHTREAFYL, from the coding sequence acctGATTGAGAAGAGTCAAGAGCTGAAGAAtatggaagagaaagagaaagatcaTGATTTAAAAATTGGAGAAAAGAAGATGGAATCTAGGAATTTTACCTGCCATCACTGTGTAAAGAGTTTCAATCGTGAACGAAACCTTAAggtccacatgagagttcacactggagagaagccttacacctgtcaacagtgtggaaagagttttgctcAAAAAGGAAGCCTTgcagtccacatgagaattcacactggagaaaagccttataCTTGCAATCAGTGTGGACagagttttacacataaaagCAATCTTAATtcgcacatgagaattcatagtGGAGAGAGCTTGtttacctgccaacagtgtgggaagaatttcattcaaaaacataaccTGGCagtccacatgaggattcacactggagagagacatTTTATCTGTAAACAGTGTGGTAAGAGTTTTACTCAAAAAGGAAACcttgaagtccacatgagaagtcacactggagaaaagccttataTTTGCTCACAGTGTGGACAGAGTTTTATACAAAAAAGCAACCTTAAAtcccacatgagaattcacagtAGAGAAAGCTtgtacacctgccaacagtgtggaaagaatttcaatcaaaaacaaaaccttaaagtccacatgaggattcacactggagagagacatTATATCTGTAAACAGTGTGGAAAGtctttcactcaaaaaggaaacctTGAAGTGCACATGAGaagtcacactggagaaaagccttataCTTGCTCTCGTTGtgaaaagagttttacacacaaaAGCAACCTTAAATCCCACATGAGGACTCACAGCGAAGAGAGCTtgttcacctgccaacagtgtgggaagaatttcattcagaaacaaaacctggaagtccacatgaggattcacactggagagagacattttatctgtaaacagtgtggaaagagtttcacgcAAAAAGGAAACCTTGAAGTCCACATGTGGATTCACACTCGAGaagcattttatttgtaa